The DNA window AAGGTATCGAGCCGCATTAATGGACTGCGATACCTTGAGAAGAGCATTATCATCTGCCAGAGCAGTTAGTCCCTCTGCTTCTTGGCACCTTTGAAGCATCCAGCCAAGGAACTCTGATATTATGGGTGAAGTAGAAATCTTAATGAATTCTGCCCTAAGTGCTGTATTTGGAATGGGCCGAGCACGATCTATTAGCAAGGACAGGCCCTTTTGGATGGCACTGGTAACTGCCGGAGACTTATAATCATCTGAACCATATTCAAGTACTGTTCCTTGAATCCTTGTATTCCAGTTTTTCTCATTCTCCATTGATAATCTCAGTTTATCATGAGTATCCTGTCTCTCAATCTCTGCCCATATTTCAAGCCAGTCTGGCCGATCACAGAAGACAGAGAGAACCGAGATCCTCTGCCAATTATCATCATCCTTGACCGAAAGTAGCAATCCTGAACTTGAAATCAAAACTTGAGTTTGCTTGTCGAAAGATATCATCAAGTCAATAAGATTAAGCCATGAGACTCTAGCTTCAGATGGTTTGCTGCTAGCATCACTCGAGCTAATTTCCTGAAGAAGTCCAATATGCTTAGGAAAGATCTCTTTCGCTAAGTATGTTGACAATGCGATAACCATCCCTGAAATCCACTCTTCTCTGCAACTATACCCTACGAGGTCAGCTTTGTCCACAAGGGGCTGTAATATCTCGTCCATGGAATCTACAAAGTCTCTAATTATCTTATAAGCAAGAGCAAAAACAAATTCAGGCTTTTCAACCCATTTGGAGAAATGGTGTTGTGCAGAAGCAGCTATTGGATTTACCAACTCTTCAATTACCCATAATGGTTGACGTAGTTGACTGTTTACAATATGCCCTTGTAGCTGTCGAGCTTTTCTACTTTTCTGCAATTCCTGCAAACTGCATAGCGAAAGAAAGCTCTCAGAATACTTGCTTTTCAGGTCACCCTTCATTGAAAATAATGGGTTCACAATCTCTGATGGTTTCCCAGAATTAATACTAGAAAAATTTGTTCCAGAAAGGGATGGAGGCCAGCCAAGGGATGCCAGAAGAGCTCGATGATCAACAATTGCTTGTGGTCTTAGTACAGCCAAAGATCGGTCCACTCTGTGATCCACTGCAGAAATAAGGCGAGTCCATTGTGGTCTGGTCCTTGTGACTGAAGTTAAAATATCTTCTATTGTCTTGAGATATCCAATAGGAACATGATATGTTTTCtggaggaaaaaaatcttagCTTAGCAGTTGACAAGTCGATCATTCTGTACTAAAAGAGCAATATTTGTACCAGTGAATTTTCTGTACGAGATTTAAGTTTTCCGGTCACAGAAGATGATATGGCATCTTCTACATCACCGACAAAACTGTCAAGCTTTAGCGTCGTTTCTGTACAAGACAACCTACTGTTAAAAAAACCACCAGTTTTGAAGTTAAGTAGAGCAGCATAATTGAAGAATAGTAGAATGCGAAGACCATGGTTGTTAAGGCGGTAAGGCGACCTAAGGCGACCCCTCACCGCCTTACTGCCATAGCGGTAAGGCGTAAGGCGAGGCGACGCCTTAGACAGTCCCAAATTAATAAGgtgataaacaaaataatctaatatgatagcaaatcaaacatgcattttaACAAAAGTACATTACAGAGTACaatacctatatatatttcttgttCTTGACCACTCTTGAACCCACAACATAGTAGCAGATGAAGGAGCATAGCAAATGGGATGTAGAAGAGGGGAAAGAAAGACCAAAACAGAGCAGCAAAAGAAGGATCAGAGCAGGACGAAGGAGCAGAACAAAATCAATGTCAAGCAAAGGAAGGAGCAGAACAGAACCACAGGGTGGAAAGGGAGAGAAGAAACTATAGTATACCATTCAATTTTGTGCCCATGGAGGCCTAGGATGATGGTGCAATTGCAGAGGAGCATAGCAGAGGAAGGAGCAGAACAGGATCGTCGCAGACAGCAGATGGGATCGTCGCTAGGGATAGATACGTCGCCAGGGATGGATCGATTCTCTTTTCTGTTACTTTCTCCCTAATCTGGTGGGGTTTGGCACGTAGGGCCCCTTTTCACCCCCAAAATTGGTGTTTTGTTGTCCTATTGCACGCCCAAGGCCCATCTCCCCAATATTTTCGCACCCTTTTGGCCAGATTGGCCTAAAATCGTGGCCTCACCTCCCTATGGCGTCGCCTTCAGTCGCTGTAGCGACTCAGGACGCAATATGGACGCCATAGCGATGCCTAGGGCAAAAGGCGGACGCCATACTCAATCCTATAAGGCGGGATAGACGCCCTGACTCCTGCCAACGCCTTATCGCTATAACGACGCCATAGCGACGCTGTGGCGACGCCTTAACAACCATGGCGAAGACAAGGGCGAGAAAATACAAAACTTGAATTAATACATAAAGTCAAGGACTATTTGGGTTGTCCAATGATAATTCATACGATTAGTTTTCACTCACGTTATCATCCTGATGCTAGTCCATaaaagcctttttttttctcataactacagaaataaaaagaaaccACACTAAAAAAATCTGTGTTGTTTTTTTCAGGTTTAAATTAGAGAATAGATCAGATAATGGTTTTTCTAGATAATGTGTAGAACTATGAATTCAAAACCTTGACCAAAAAAAAGGGGGCAGATTCACAATAGTATACCAGTGATACAAAAAATGATGCTCCCTAGGAGACTCAATCAAGGAATTGAGTATCATGGTTAACAAAACAATAGATATTAAACTTAAGGGTTAAGTCCTATTTACCCTCCCCCCCTCAACTATCACAAAAGTACTTATTAACCCCTCGACTATGAAACCGGACAACATACATCCAGACAACTCCACGTGGCTGATGAAGTGGTACCGATTAAAAATAACCGTCCACTTCCACCATGCCAATGTACACCAAACCGGTGAGGTACGCAGCTCCACCAAGCAGTAGTCCACGGATCAAGAAGAGGAGTGTCACGAATGCAGTGCCGTCTGTGCAGTCTCGAAGGCAGGGGCATCAGTGATGTAGCAGCCGAAGATGGCGGTGAGATGGCGACGTCCGTGAGGAATCAGGATGGAGACCAGGAGGCCGTGGCAGAGCGTCGCTGCCGACCGCTCCATTGTGGCGTTCGCCCACAAACATCCACACCGCGCCTCGTTGCTCGCTGCCGCAGCCAAGCTCGGCACTGCCGTCACACTGTTAGGTATTTGGGTGGGGGAGATTTTCGAGGAGAGAGAATGGAAGTGAGGTGGTGGATGGGTTATTTTTATTCGATGGCCATGTCATTAGCCATCGAATATTGCATGGTTTGGggcggagggagtattttttttatttatactactataaaagacattggtggtggtgttgagtctgccaccaccaccaccaccatcactgtCATGTGGGCCATTATATCAGCACAACATGTGTGAATGCTCTAACTGCTCTTTGTACTTGCGTAGTTGTACAACTTAGTAGTGGTTTTCTAAGCATGGTAtttttatcttgtttttttttcatatgaaagatttctttgtgtattttttaaacattgtATAACACACATGCAATCTTGATTCAACCAATTAAAAGAACTCAAGAAGActtaattttg is part of the Oryza brachyantha chromosome 2, ObraRS2, whole genome shotgun sequence genome and encodes:
- the LOC102701514 gene encoding RINT1-like protein MAG2 isoform X3 gives rise to the protein MLLHLLLCCGFKSGQEQEIYIETTLKLDSFVGDVEDAISSSVTGKLKSRTENSLKTYHVPIGYLKTIEDILTSVTRTRPQWTRLISAVDHRVDRSLAVLRPQAIVDHRALLASLGWPPSLSGTNFSSINSGKPSEIVNPLFSMKGDLKSKYSESFLSLCSLQELQKSRKARQLQGHIVNSQLRQPLWVIEELVNPIAASAQHHFSKWVEKPEFVFALAYKIIRDFVDSMDEILQPLVDKADLVGYSCREEWISGMVIALSTYLAKEIFPKHIGLLQEISSSDASSKPSEARVSWLNLIDLMISFDKQTQVLISSSGLLLSVKDDDNWQRISVLSVFCDRPDWLEIWAEIERQDTHDKLRLSMENEKNWNTRIQGTVLEYGSDDYKSPAVTSAIQKGLSLLIDRARPIPNTALRAEFIKISTSPIISEFLGWMLQRCQEAEGLTALADDNALLKVSQSINAARYLESTLIEWCDDVFFLEMENVGRGECIFQVEINQLKDFRVQWTDKMSTVILRDFDARSRDYLKNKRQWQEKSEGLALSRAFVECLDYMQGRIAKLEDGLNILDFVTVWRTVASGVDQLLFNGIFTGGTKFSNGGVERLHGDLSILFATFSAWCLRPEGFFPRLSEGLKLLNVDEKQLRDGMFTDANRLREYGIRRLTVAEVERIIKGRIYGS
- the LOC102701514 gene encoding RINT1-like protein MAG2 isoform X2, translating into MEAAALPRPPDVTPELRRFLDAHFRSQADLSAAADIETEIRGRCAELEASVSDLSVRLAAAAAAYSSSRNAAGASLSNVRDCLAALKASTSGPEEVEVGSEKLMYQQLPSLAKEVARVEMVRDYAETTLKLDSFVGDVEDAISSSVTGKLKSRTENSLKTYHVPIGYLKTIEDILTSVTRTRPQWTRLISAVDHRVDRSLAVLRPQAIVDHRALLASLGWPPSLSGTNFSSINSGKPSEIVNPLFSMKGDLKSKYSESFLSLCSLQELQKSRKARQLQGHIVNSQLRQPLWVIEELVNPIAASAQHHFSKWVEKPEFVFALAYKIIRDFVDSMDEILQPLVDKADLVGYSCREEWISGMVIALSTYLAKEIFPKHIGLLQEISSSDASSKPSEARVSWLNLIDLMISFDKQTQVLISSSGLLLSVKDDDNWQRISVLSVFCDRPDWLEIWAEIERQDTHDKLRLSMENEKNWNTRIQGTVLEYGSDDYKSPAVTSAIQKGLSLLIDRARPIPNTALRAEFIKISTSPIISEFLGWMLQRCQEAEGLTALADDNALLKVSQSINAARYLESTLIEWCDDVFFLEMENVGRGECIFQVEINQLKDFRVQWTDKMSTVILRDFDARSRDYLKNKRQWQEKSEGLALSRAFVECLDYMQGRIAKLEDGLNILDFVTVWRTVASGVDQLLFNGIFTGGTKFSNGGVERLHGDLSILFATFSAWCLRPEGFFPRLSEGLKLLNVDEKQLRDGMFTDANRLREYGIRRLTVAEVERIIKGRIYGS
- the LOC102701514 gene encoding RINT1-like protein MAG2 isoform X1 codes for the protein MEAAALPRPPDVTPELRRFLDAHFRSQADLSAAADIETEIRGRCAELEASVSDLSVRLAAAAAAYSSSRNAAGASLSNVRDCLAALKASTSGPGFTEEVEVGSEKLMYQQLPSLAKEVARVEMVRDYAETTLKLDSFVGDVEDAISSSVTGKLKSRTENSLKTYHVPIGYLKTIEDILTSVTRTRPQWTRLISAVDHRVDRSLAVLRPQAIVDHRALLASLGWPPSLSGTNFSSINSGKPSEIVNPLFSMKGDLKSKYSESFLSLCSLQELQKSRKARQLQGHIVNSQLRQPLWVIEELVNPIAASAQHHFSKWVEKPEFVFALAYKIIRDFVDSMDEILQPLVDKADLVGYSCREEWISGMVIALSTYLAKEIFPKHIGLLQEISSSDASSKPSEARVSWLNLIDLMISFDKQTQVLISSSGLLLSVKDDDNWQRISVLSVFCDRPDWLEIWAEIERQDTHDKLRLSMENEKNWNTRIQGTVLEYGSDDYKSPAVTSAIQKGLSLLIDRARPIPNTALRAEFIKISTSPIISEFLGWMLQRCQEAEGLTALADDNALLKVSQSINAARYLESTLIEWCDDVFFLEMENVGRGECIFQVEINQLKDFRVQWTDKMSTVILRDFDARSRDYLKNKRQWQEKSEGLALSRAFVECLDYMQGRIAKLEDGLNILDFVTVWRTVASGVDQLLFNGIFTGGTKFSNGGVERLHGDLSILFATFSAWCLRPEGFFPRLSEGLKLLNVDEKQLRDGMFTDANRLREYGIRRLTVAEVERIIKGRIYGS